A genome region from Deltaproteobacteria bacterium includes the following:
- a CDS encoding vitamin B12-dependent ribonucleotide reductase, which yields MKFTRRYTTEGKGPYDGIEFVARTSKIVNPDGSVVFEMNNIMAPSDWSQVAVDILAQKYFRKAGVPRILKRVPADGIPEWLQRSIADEEALAKLPDGQRYGSESDARDVFNRLAGCWTYWGSRHGYFSSEKDALVFYEEFCAMLARQMGAPNSPQWFNTGLQWAYGIDGPAQGHYYVDPRSGEMTRSRSAYEHPQPHACFIQSVSDDLVNDGGIMDLWTREARIFKYGSGTGSNFSAIRGANEKLSGGGRSSGLMSFLQIGDRAAGAIKSGGTTRRAAKMVTVDIDHPDIEDYINWKVIEEQKVAALVTGSALCNRHLNRIMKAAHEWPEPSERFDHKANRDLRAAVREARKTGIPDNYIARILQLAEQGYTSVEFPVYDTNWNSAAYATVSGQNSNNSVRLSNDFLKAVEADGPWNLTARTSGKVTKTLPARQLYEQIAHAAWACADPGVQFDTTINEWHTCPADGRINASNPCSEYMFLDDTACNLASLNLMKFYDPKNGRFDVESYDHACRLWTVALEISVLMAQFPSRKIAELSYRFRTLGLGYANMGTMLMVAGIPYDSQEAFAICGAITAIMTGVSYRTSAEMAGELGAFPGYDKNREPMLRVIRNHRRAAYGVPAAEYEGLTVVPMAISPKNCPDYLLKAARRSWDEALAKGQEHGYRNAQVTVIAPTGTIGLVMDCDTTGIEPDFALVKFKKLAGGGYFKIINLSVPVALERLGYTQEQIRDIVNYCRGSGSIGGAPHINPAALQAKGFKAEQIAAIEQALDAAFDISFAFNKWTLGEAFCRETLGLSNAQLADPVFSLLEHLGFSKEQIREANNYVCGTMTIEGAPHLKESDYPVFDCANKCGRTGKRFIQYRAHLHMMAAAQPFISGAISKTINMPNEATVQDVRDCYTESWQLMLKAIALYRDGSKLSQPLNVSADDDLFEDDTELDDRTVDEPAAIRMAEKIVHRYLYRSKRRLLPTRRKGYTQKAIVGGHKVYIRTGEYDDGSIGEIFIDMHKEGAAFRSLMNCFAIAVSLGLQHGVPLDEYVDAFVFTRFEPNGMVAGNDRIKLSTSIVDYIFRELAISYLGRNELAQVQPDDLRSDSIRQPNEPVFEDEEVVEERERVLDALNPEQMPLLAGRPGDDGQSGGNGHGRPVEAHSEASVGAGAAPAASFRLSGSAAGRPTRAAVSEAKAKGYEGDPCGECGAMTLVRNGTCLKCVTCGSTSGCS from the coding sequence ATGAAGTTCACGCGCCGGTACACGACTGAAGGCAAGGGGCCCTACGACGGAATTGAGTTCGTCGCGAGGACATCGAAGATCGTCAACCCGGACGGGTCGGTGGTATTCGAAATGAACAACATCATGGCTCCCTCCGACTGGTCCCAGGTAGCCGTGGATATCCTGGCCCAGAAATATTTCCGCAAGGCGGGGGTTCCCCGCATCCTGAAGCGGGTTCCTGCCGACGGGATCCCTGAGTGGCTCCAGCGGAGCATCGCCGACGAAGAAGCACTGGCGAAACTTCCCGATGGCCAGCGCTATGGCAGCGAGTCCGACGCCCGTGACGTGTTCAACCGGTTGGCCGGCTGCTGGACATACTGGGGATCGCGGCACGGTTACTTCAGTTCGGAAAAGGACGCCCTCGTTTTCTACGAGGAGTTCTGTGCCATGCTGGCCCGGCAGATGGGCGCACCCAATTCGCCCCAGTGGTTCAACACCGGCCTTCAGTGGGCCTATGGAATCGACGGTCCGGCGCAGGGACATTACTACGTAGATCCCAGGTCGGGGGAGATGACCCGTTCGCGCTCAGCTTACGAGCACCCCCAGCCGCACGCCTGTTTCATCCAGTCGGTGAGTGACGATCTGGTGAACGATGGCGGCATCATGGACCTGTGGACCCGTGAGGCCCGCATCTTCAAATACGGATCGGGCACAGGGTCGAACTTCTCCGCCATTCGCGGCGCCAATGAGAAACTCTCAGGCGGTGGACGCTCGTCCGGTCTCATGAGCTTTCTCCAGATTGGCGACCGTGCGGCTGGCGCCATCAAGTCCGGCGGCACAACCCGGCGGGCGGCCAAGATGGTGACAGTCGATATCGACCACCCGGATATCGAGGACTACATCAACTGGAAGGTAATTGAGGAGCAGAAGGTTGCCGCACTGGTGACAGGGTCGGCGCTCTGCAACCGGCACCTGAACCGGATCATGAAGGCCGCGCACGAATGGCCCGAACCCTCCGAACGGTTCGACCACAAGGCAAACCGGGACTTGCGCGCCGCTGTGCGGGAAGCGCGGAAGACGGGCATACCGGACAACTACATTGCCCGCATCCTCCAGCTTGCCGAGCAGGGATATACCTCGGTCGAGTTCCCGGTCTACGACACCAACTGGAACTCGGCCGCCTACGCCACAGTCAGCGGACAGAACTCCAACAACTCCGTCCGGCTTTCCAATGATTTCCTCAAGGCAGTCGAGGCCGACGGCCCCTGGAATCTCACCGCCCGCACGTCGGGGAAGGTGACGAAAACCCTCCCCGCACGGCAGCTGTATGAGCAGATTGCCCATGCTGCCTGGGCATGCGCCGATCCGGGTGTCCAGTTCGACACGACCATCAACGAGTGGCACACCTGCCCGGCTGATGGCCGGATCAATGCGAGCAACCCGTGCTCGGAATACATGTTCCTGGACGACACGGCCTGCAATCTCGCATCGCTGAACCTGATGAAGTTCTACGACCCGAAGAACGGCAGGTTCGACGTGGAAAGCTATGACCACGCGTGCCGGCTCTGGACCGTTGCGCTGGAAATCTCGGTGCTGATGGCCCAGTTCCCGAGCCGCAAGATCGCGGAGCTGTCCTACCGGTTCCGGACCCTCGGCCTGGGCTATGCCAACATGGGGACGATGCTCATGGTGGCCGGGATCCCGTATGATTCGCAGGAGGCATTCGCCATCTGCGGTGCGATCACGGCAATCATGACGGGCGTTTCCTACCGGACGTCGGCCGAAATGGCCGGTGAGCTGGGCGCTTTCCCCGGCTATGACAAGAATCGCGAGCCGATGCTCCGGGTGATCCGGAACCACCGGCGTGCGGCCTATGGCGTTCCGGCAGCCGAATACGAAGGCCTGACTGTCGTTCCGATGGCGATCAGTCCGAAGAACTGTCCGGACTATCTTCTCAAGGCCGCCCGGCGTTCCTGGGACGAGGCGCTTGCGAAGGGGCAGGAGCACGGCTACCGCAACGCCCAGGTGACGGTCATCGCGCCGACGGGGACGATCGGCCTCGTGATGGATTGCGATACCACCGGCATCGAGCCGGACTTTGCGCTGGTGAAGTTCAAGAAGCTGGCCGGAGGCGGATACTTCAAGATCATCAACCTGTCGGTGCCAGTGGCGCTGGAGCGACTGGGTTACACCCAGGAGCAGATCCGGGACATCGTGAACTACTGCCGCGGCAGCGGTTCCATCGGCGGCGCGCCGCATATCAATCCGGCGGCCCTTCAGGCCAAGGGGTTCAAGGCGGAGCAGATCGCGGCGATCGAGCAGGCCCTTGATGCCGCCTTCGACATCTCGTTCGCCTTCAACAAGTGGACGCTTGGCGAGGCGTTCTGCAGGGAGACGCTGGGACTGAGCAATGCCCAGCTTGCCGATCCGGTCTTCAGCCTGCTGGAACACTTGGGGTTCTCGAAAGAACAGATCCGCGAGGCGAACAACTACGTTTGCGGCACGATGACCATCGAGGGTGCACCGCACCTGAAGGAATCCGACTATCCCGTATTCGACTGCGCCAACAAGTGCGGGCGGACCGGAAAGCGGTTTATCCAGTACCGTGCCCATCTGCACATGATGGCGGCCGCGCAGCCGTTCATTTCAGGCGCGATCTCCAAGACGATCAACATGCCAAACGAGGCGACCGTCCAGGATGTGCGTGACTGCTACACCGAATCCTGGCAGCTCATGCTGAAGGCCATCGCCCTGTACCGCGACGGATCGAAACTCTCACAGCCGCTCAATGTGAGCGCCGACGATGACCTGTTCGAGGACGATACGGAACTGGACGACCGGACGGTGGACGAGCCTGCAGCGATACGCATGGCCGAAAAAATCGTCCACCGTTACCTGTACCGCAGCAAGCGCCGGCTGCTCCCGACCCGCCGGAAAGGGTATACCCAGAAGGCGATTGTCGGCGGCCACAAGGTCTATATCCGCACAGGTGAGTATGATGATGGCTCCATCGGGGAGATATTCATCGACATGCACAAGGAGGGCGCTGCCTTCCGGAGCCTGATGAACTGCTTTGCCATCGCTGTCTCCCTGGGACTTCAACACGGTGTTCCGCTGGATGAATACGTTGATGCCTTCGTATTCACGCGGTTCGAGCCAAATGGCATGGTGGCGGGCAATGACCGGATCAAACTGTCGACATCCATCGTGGACTATATCTTCCGCGAACTGGCGATCAGTTACCTGGGCCGGAACGAACTGGCGCAGGTCCAGCCGGACGATCTCCGGAGCGATTCGATCCGCCAGCCGAACGAGCCAGTGTTCGAGGATGAGGAAGTGGTCGAGGAACGTGAGCGCGTTCTGGATGCCCTGAATCCGGAACAGATGCCGCTGCTTGCCGGCCGACCCGGCGATGATGGCCAGAGCGGCGGCAACGGCCACGGCCGTCCGGTGGAAGCACATTCCGAAGCATCCGTGGGCGCAGGCGCGGCGCCAGCCGCCAGCTTCCGGCTTTCCGGCTCGGCTGCCGGCCGGCCGACCCGCGCGGCGGTTTCCGAGGCCAAGGCCAAGGGCTACGAAGGTGATCCCTGCGGTGAGTGTGGAGCGATGACGCTCGTCCGCAACGGCACCTGCCTCAAGTGTGTCACCTGCGGCTCGACGAGCGGCTGCAGCTGA
- a CDS encoding L,D-transpeptidase, producing the protein MIVQECLPSCTDPSAWVRLLGDGYVRNSLLKRIETPPPQPEGFLHLPYWYGRVIRKDTAFRDRPDDAAKETGRVTVDTMIAVFLDDALYEKGWLRRIDGTYVRSSQVARIEPYPFSGVPDPELPIAFTLRRVRTSTDELFERHVHLPVLGTDVKGNIVTAPGSLSRSAVRLAVQRDRPAGVSAGGKWVHVDLREQTLVAYEGDRPVLATLVSSGKDQTPTPEGLFMVWQKARHEPMSGLEDDPYLVEEVPDILFFSEGIALHGSFWHSQFGTQVSHGCVNISVKDARWLFDWSPPELPFGWHSIIPDMAGRPSLPVLVERAPPVKLPRFQPQTDDDSDARN; encoded by the coding sequence GTGATTGTCCAGGAGTGCCTGCCCTCATGTACGGATCCGTCCGCCTGGGTCCGGCTTCTGGGAGATGGGTATGTCCGCAATTCGCTCCTGAAACGGATCGAAACACCCCCGCCGCAGCCGGAGGGATTTCTGCACCTCCCTTACTGGTACGGACGGGTTATCCGGAAGGACACGGCATTCCGTGACCGCCCGGATGACGCAGCAAAGGAAACGGGCCGCGTGACCGTTGACACGATGATTGCCGTTTTCCTCGATGACGCACTCTACGAGAAGGGGTGGCTCAGGCGCATTGATGGAACCTATGTCCGCAGCAGCCAGGTTGCCCGGATCGAACCCTATCCCTTTTCAGGTGTACCGGACCCGGAACTCCCCATCGCCTTCACCCTGAGAAGAGTGAGAACATCTACCGATGAACTGTTTGAGCGCCATGTCCATCTTCCCGTCCTCGGAACCGATGTGAAAGGAAATATCGTGACTGCACCGGGCAGCCTGTCCCGCAGTGCGGTCCGCCTTGCGGTACAGAGGGACCGTCCCGCAGGTGTCAGTGCTGGCGGGAAATGGGTACACGTGGACCTCCGGGAGCAAACGCTGGTGGCCTATGAAGGCGACCGGCCAGTGCTGGCGACACTCGTCTCTTCTGGCAAGGACCAGACTCCGACACCCGAGGGGCTATTCATGGTCTGGCAAAAGGCCCGGCATGAACCGATGAGCGGCCTAGAGGACGACCCATATCTTGTCGAAGAAGTTCCCGATATCCTGTTTTTCTCTGAAGGAATAGCCCTGCACGGTTCCTTCTGGCACAGCCAGTTCGGAACACAGGTAAGCCACGGATGCGTGAACATCTCCGTGAAAGACGCCCGGTGGCTCTTTGACTGGAGCCCGCCGGAACTGCCGTTCGGCTGGCATTCGATCATTCCGGACATGGCCGGCCGGCCTTCCCTTCCGGTCCTGGTCGAACGGGCTCCGCCGGTGAAACTGCCCCGTTTCCAGCCTCAAACGGATGATGACTCCGATGCCCGAAACTGA
- a CDS encoding SDR family oxidoreductase: protein MNGKICVITGANSGIGKDTAIGLAQKGAHIVMICRNPEKARAAQQEIREKGQGARVDLLIADLASKKQVRKVAAEFLSTYPRLDVLVNNAGLVQKQKQMTEDGIEVQWATNHLAPFLLTSLLLDVLKKSAPARVVTVSSGGHWAGHINFSDIDSSKRFNMWLAYCNSKLANILFARELAKRLEGTGVTSNALHPGGVNTNFAGGQVPERLFGIARRFMISSESGARTPVYLSSSPEVEGQTGGYYVRCKPAWSRPESRNPDVMRRLWEVSEKMTGLTA, encoded by the coding sequence ATGAACGGGAAAATCTGCGTCATTACCGGCGCCAATTCAGGTATCGGCAAGGATACCGCCATAGGACTTGCCCAAAAGGGCGCCCATATCGTGATGATTTGCCGGAATCCTGAGAAGGCCCGTGCGGCCCAGCAGGAAATCCGTGAGAAGGGTCAGGGGGCCCGGGTCGATCTGCTCATTGCCGACCTCGCCTCCAAGAAACAGGTCCGCAAGGTGGCGGCCGAATTTCTGTCCACTTACCCGCGCCTTGACGTGCTGGTGAACAATGCCGGTCTGGTCCAGAAGCAGAAGCAGATGACCGAGGACGGGATCGAGGTTCAGTGGGCAACCAACCACCTGGCCCCCTTCCTCCTGACCAGTCTCCTGCTGGATGTCCTGAAAAAGAGTGCCCCTGCGCGGGTCGTGACTGTCTCGTCCGGAGGGCACTGGGCCGGGCATATCAATTTCAGCGACATCGATAGCTCCAAACGGTTCAACATGTGGCTCGCCTACTGCAATTCCAAGCTCGCCAATATCCTGTTCGCCCGTGAACTGGCCAAGCGGCTGGAGGGGACCGGCGTCACGTCCAATGCCCTGCACCCCGGCGGCGTCAATACGAATTTCGCAGGCGGGCAGGTGCCGGAACGCCTGTTCGGAATCGCCCGGCGATTCATGATCTCGTCCGAATCCGGGGCCCGGACACCGGTTTACCTTTCCAGTTCGCCGGAAGTGGAAGGCCAGACCGGCGGATACTACGTCCGCTGCAAGCCCGCCTGGAGCCGCCCCGAATCCCGCAACCCCGATGTCATGCGCCGCCTGTGGGAAGTAAGCGAAAAGATGACAGGGCTGACCGCATAG
- a CDS encoding SMI1/KNR4 family protein has product MEQPAEPEHNPYGASDEAVEDTTELLGVVFPRNVIRIWKALNGAGINDWKFHALRDPANPTADRRDIIHINTDARPEDFPDDFISIAEQDGNHLVLQREDDRLLPELFVWDHDTADVAEYDEDLANFVEEAEEIRDELLRRRRR; this is encoded by the coding sequence GTGGAGCAGCCCGCCGAGCCCGAGCACAATCCCTACGGGGCGAGTGATGAGGCAGTCGAGGACACGACGGAACTGCTTGGTGTCGTATTCCCGCGCAATGTCATCCGGATATGGAAGGCATTGAACGGGGCCGGGATCAACGACTGGAAGTTCCACGCCCTCAGGGACCCCGCAAACCCCACGGCCGACCGCCGGGATATTATCCACATCAATACCGATGCCCGGCCGGAGGATTTCCCGGACGATTTCATCAGCATCGCCGAGCAAGATGGCAACCATCTGGTTCTCCAGCGTGAGGACGACCGGCTGCTTCCGGAACTGTTCGTATGGGACCACGACACGGCCGATGTTGCCGAATACGACGAGGATCTTGCGAATTTTGTCGAAGAAGCAGAAGAAATCCGAGACGAGCTGCTGCGCCGTCGACGCCGCTGA